In Hymenobacter gelipurpurascens, one DNA window encodes the following:
- the hutH gene encoding histidine ammonia-lyase: MSQDHSLTPSARLDLDTLGHLLRTNATVVLSEEARQRIAACHSYLHARLEATPDAPIYGINTGFGALCNKAIAAEQRQQLQVNLMMSHACGTGEEVPADLVRLMLLLKAQSLSYGHSGVQLSTVQRLLDFYNREMLPVVYQQGSLGASGDLAPLAHLCLPLLGLGEVNYMGYRLSATDAMSLFSWAPLTLQAKEGLALLNGTQFMLAYAVHCLLRVQRLLNAADVIGALSLEAFGGRAEPFDERLHLIRPHAGQLTVAQRVRELLVQSELQEQPRLAVQDPYSFRCMPQVHGASRDALAYVQQVVETECNSVTDNPNIFPDDDAILSGGNFHGQPLALALDMLAIATAELGSISERRTYQLISGQRGLPPFLVAEPGLNSGFMIPQYTAAGIVSQNKQLCTPASVDSIVSSNGQEDHVSMGANAATKARRVVENVEQLLGIELLNAAQALAFRRPARTSEALEQVVTAFREKVPFVSQDRVLYPDLHAAAAFVRTYQWE; encoded by the coding sequence ATGTCTCAGGATCATTCCCTTACTCCGTCTGCTCGCCTCGATCTAGATACGCTAGGCCACCTGCTGCGCACCAATGCCACTGTGGTTCTCAGCGAGGAAGCCCGCCAGCGCATTGCGGCCTGCCACAGCTACCTGCACGCGCGCCTCGAAGCCACCCCCGATGCGCCCATCTATGGTATCAATACCGGGTTTGGAGCGCTGTGCAACAAGGCCATTGCCGCCGAGCAGCGCCAGCAGTTGCAGGTAAACCTAATGATGTCGCATGCCTGCGGCACCGGGGAGGAAGTGCCCGCCGATCTGGTGCGCCTGATGTTGCTGTTGAAAGCTCAAAGCCTGAGCTACGGCCACAGCGGCGTGCAGCTCAGCACCGTGCAGCGCCTCCTCGATTTTTATAACCGCGAGATGCTGCCAGTGGTGTATCAGCAGGGCTCGTTGGGCGCCAGTGGCGATTTGGCACCGCTAGCCCACCTATGTTTGCCGCTGCTAGGCCTAGGTGAGGTAAACTACATGGGCTACCGCCTCTCCGCCACCGATGCCATGAGCCTATTTAGCTGGGCTCCGCTCACGCTGCAAGCCAAGGAAGGCCTAGCCCTGCTGAATGGCACGCAGTTTATGCTGGCCTACGCCGTGCACTGCCTGCTGCGCGTGCAACGCCTGCTAAACGCGGCCGACGTCATTGGGGCCTTGTCTCTGGAAGCCTTTGGAGGCCGCGCCGAGCCGTTTGATGAGCGCCTGCACCTGATTCGGCCTCACGCCGGGCAGCTTACCGTGGCCCAGCGCGTACGAGAGCTGTTAGTGCAAAGCGAACTGCAGGAGCAGCCCCGCCTAGCTGTGCAGGACCCCTACTCTTTCCGGTGCATGCCCCAGGTACACGGCGCCTCCCGCGATGCCCTGGCCTACGTGCAGCAAGTGGTAGAAACCGAGTGCAACTCCGTAACCGACAACCCCAACATTTTCCCCGACGACGATGCCATTCTGAGCGGCGGCAACTTCCATGGGCAGCCGCTGGCGCTGGCACTGGATATGCTGGCCATTGCCACGGCTGAGTTGGGCAGCATATCGGAGCGGCGCACGTACCAGCTCATCAGTGGGCAGCGCGGCCTGCCGCCGTTTCTGGTGGCAGAGCCGGGCTTGAACTCCGGCTTCATGATTCCGCAATACACGGCAGCTGGCATCGTGAGCCAGAACAAGCAGCTGTGCACGCCCGCTTCCGTTGACAGCATTGTGAGCAGCAACGGCCAGGAAGACCACGTAAGCATGGGGGCCAATGCTGCCACCAAAGCCCGCCGGGTAGTAGAAAATGTAGAGCAGCTGCTGGGCATTGAGCTGCTGAATGCCGCGCAGGCCCTGGCTTTCCGCCGCCCGGCCCGCACCTCCGAGGCATTAGAACAAGTAGTGACGGCCTTCCGCGAGAAAGTACCCTTCGTGAGCCAGGACCGGGTGCTGTACCCCGATTTGCATGCGGCCGCGGCCTTCGTGCGGACGTATCAGTGGGAATAA
- a CDS encoding TIGR02117 family protein, translated as MQAFVAFILLLMTGTLVPVNRDFRQTPGGIPVFVVSNGLHTDVVLPMREARTGQDWLQEFQQPSLTARFAHYPYVAFGWGNEGFYLGSMGGKFPGPKAVLGAVFPSKTLMHVDFYRSAPKAGHRVVPLLISAQQYQRLTSYVRNSFSPPDSLGQYQLRQPAGYSPEDFFFRARGRYHALRTCNDWTNQGLRKAGLRAALKAPFAASVLFQAQQVEPVEEK; from the coding sequence ATGCAGGCCTTCGTTGCCTTTATTCTGCTGCTGATGACCGGTACGCTGGTGCCCGTGAACCGCGACTTTCGGCAAACGCCCGGTGGCATCCCTGTGTTTGTGGTTTCCAACGGGCTGCATACCGATGTGGTATTGCCAATGCGGGAGGCGCGCACGGGCCAGGACTGGCTGCAGGAGTTTCAGCAACCCAGCCTCACGGCCCGGTTTGCGCACTACCCATATGTGGCCTTCGGGTGGGGCAATGAAGGTTTTTACCTGGGCTCAATGGGCGGCAAATTCCCCGGGCCGAAGGCTGTTCTGGGCGCGGTTTTTCCTTCCAAAACACTCATGCACGTCGATTTTTACCGAAGCGCACCGAAAGCCGGACACCGTGTGGTGCCTCTCCTGATATCGGCGCAGCAATACCAACGCCTGACGAGCTACGTGCGCAATTCCTTTAGCCCACCCGACAGCCTAGGCCAGTACCAACTGCGCCAGCCCGCCGGCTACTCACCCGAAGACTTTTTCTTCCGGGCCCGAGGCCGCTACCATGCCCTGCGCACCTGCAACGACTGGACAAACCAGGGCCTGCGCAAGGCCGGGCTGCGGGCCGCGCTCAAAGCTCCTTTCGCTGCATCTGTGCTCTTCCAAGCTCAACAGGTAGAGCCTGTTGAGGAGAAATAA
- the hisS gene encoding histidine--tRNA ligase codes for MSAQKPSIPRGTRDFGPAVVARRNYIFGIIRRTFEKFGYAPLETPTLENLSVLTGKYGEEGDQLLFKVLNSGDFAKDVTPEDLAADNRSKCLLPKVAEKGLRYDLTVPFARYVVMNRNTLVFPFKRYQIQPVWRADRPQRGRYREFYQCDADVVGTDSLLCEAEIVLMMSEVLTGLGLTEHTIKINHRRVLGAFYQALGGEGTETDLFTAIDKLDKIGREGVEKELASRGFSPEATERLFDLLGVGGDFAEKLERLLAAFVTAGVEPDNADGYKGLQDLKRVYDYLVSFGFDKFENLEFDVTLARGLSYYTGCIFEIKINNVNMGSVSGGGRYDNLTGAFGLPGVSGVGFSFGVDRLYDCLEELNLFPADAATTTRCLVANFDAESEAAVLPVLRRLREAGIPSELFPESGKLKKQFQYADQKGIPYVLLQGSEERAAGQFKLKNLGTGLESTVSLDEVLAELTK; via the coding sequence ATGAGCGCCCAAAAACCCAGCATCCCCCGCGGCACCCGCGATTTTGGCCCGGCCGTGGTGGCCCGCCGCAACTATATCTTCGGTATTATTCGTCGCACGTTCGAGAAGTTCGGCTACGCGCCCCTCGAAACTCCGACGCTGGAAAACCTCTCGGTACTCACCGGCAAATACGGCGAGGAAGGCGACCAATTGCTCTTTAAAGTCCTGAACTCCGGCGACTTCGCCAAGGATGTAACGCCCGAAGACCTGGCCGCCGATAACCGCAGCAAGTGCCTGCTACCCAAAGTAGCCGAGAAAGGCCTGCGCTACGACCTCACGGTGCCTTTCGCGCGCTACGTGGTCATGAACCGCAACACGCTGGTATTCCCCTTCAAGCGCTACCAGATTCAGCCCGTGTGGCGCGCCGACCGCCCCCAGCGCGGCCGCTACCGTGAGTTTTACCAGTGCGACGCCGACGTGGTAGGCACCGACTCTTTGCTGTGCGAGGCAGAAATTGTGCTCATGATGTCGGAGGTGCTGACTGGCCTAGGCCTCACGGAGCACACCATCAAAATAAACCACCGCCGCGTACTGGGCGCATTCTACCAGGCACTCGGCGGCGAAGGAACCGAGACTGATCTGTTTACGGCCATCGATAAGCTTGACAAGATTGGGCGCGAAGGCGTGGAAAAAGAGCTGGCCAGCCGTGGCTTCTCGCCCGAAGCCACGGAGCGTCTCTTCGACCTACTGGGCGTAGGCGGCGACTTTGCCGAGAAGCTGGAGCGCCTGCTCGCCGCCTTCGTGACGGCCGGCGTAGAACCCGATAACGCCGACGGCTATAAAGGTCTGCAGGACCTGAAGCGTGTGTATGATTACCTGGTGAGCTTCGGGTTCGATAAGTTTGAGAACCTGGAGTTTGACGTGACGCTGGCCCGCGGCCTGAGCTATTACACGGGCTGCATCTTCGAAATCAAGATCAACAACGTGAACATGGGCAGCGTGAGCGGCGGTGGCCGCTACGATAACCTCACGGGCGCCTTCGGGCTGCCCGGCGTGTCGGGCGTGGGCTTCTCCTTCGGCGTTGATCGGCTTTACGATTGCCTCGAAGAGCTGAACCTGTTCCCGGCCGATGCCGCCACTACCACGCGCTGCTTGGTCGCGAACTTCGATGCCGAAAGCGAAGCGGCGGTACTGCCGGTGCTGCGCCGGCTGCGCGAGGCCGGTATCCCGAGCGAGCTGTTCCCGGAGTCAGGCAAGCTGAAAAAGCAGTTTCAGTACGCCGATCAAAAAGGTATTCCGTACGTGCTGCTGCAGGGCTCTGAGGAGCGCGCCGCTGGCCAGTTTAAGCTCAAAAACCTGGGCACTGGCCTGGAAAGCACCGTCTCGCTGGATGAAGTGCTAGCTGAACTAACTAAATAG
- a CDS encoding carboxypeptidase-like regulatory domain-containing protein, which produces MKTSFAIRTLLGLSLLFAGREAAATQPKASASGTISGRLFDGETQEPIPHANVILLRASDNRFVKSVETDANGVFRADKLPLGQYKFRTTVLGYHSVNPIVAFHARRTQVALGSVVMVPLSTPQVARANKQEWAQRNRAVAQLEPRRPAVRVRS; this is translated from the coding sequence ATGAAAACTTCCTTTGCCATCCGTACCCTGTTGGGCCTTTCGCTTCTTTTTGCCGGCCGCGAGGCGGCTGCCACTCAGCCCAAGGCCAGCGCCAGCGGCACCATCAGTGGCCGCCTGTTCGATGGGGAAACCCAGGAGCCTATTCCGCATGCCAACGTGATTCTGCTGCGCGCTTCCGACAACCGCTTCGTGAAGTCCGTGGAAACGGATGCCAACGGCGTTTTCAGGGCCGACAAGCTGCCCCTAGGCCAGTACAAGTTCCGCACTACGGTGCTCGGCTACCACTCCGTAAACCCCATCGTGGCTTTTCATGCGCGCCGGACACAGGTGGCGCTGGGTTCGGTGGTAATGGTGCCGCTCAGTACGCCTCAGGTTGCCCGCGCCAACAAGCAGGAGTGGGCACAACGGAACCGCGCCGTAGCCCAGCTGGAGCCTCGCCGTCCCGCCGTTCGGGTGCGCTCCTAG
- a CDS encoding T9SS type B sorting domain-containing protein, which produces MVKKSLFLLLTFWTATLTCALHAVGQCVNTPNSGANFRLYDVATKQQVQTLCVGRQVRLKDASGRQLDPAQIYYQKTSALVCSGFTDTSTFYTPAAAGKITITQNTQNPLPNSSGLIFGREYEVKAAPPPAFEVVSCASGSVQLTVTDQTYDQYSVTIGGVAVQPNPRPNAPVTYATNGATAVTLTGSYNSPTLCSNQSTKTFTSLPAPQRPTIQRLTAQNNGSVELQFAALQPEYKYALQLSEGPAGYRTVATVAAPVAGYSVPNTPKLGCYRLVLTDACQASVVLSSADVCSVSLTAASLNGRNRLTWTTSQAGTFEVSRNGQVLVQLPAGTTQYEDTNVTCGVAYTYRVTALNGSVASVSNEAVVTTASTLTPATPQLTASFNLRNQVVLTTTTPLTPTGGQLLYLRNGSELRTTASRTLLDSTLTLGATPQPVCYTVRFLDECGNRSAESAPVCPVLLTATAANEDGTLVRLSWTALRGPDPAALPSYRVQILSPNNTVLGTIAAGLSLTLPPFPPLAGQLDQQELRYRIEAIGSGLASPSYSNIATITRSVKLFVPTAFTPNGDGLNDVLELKGRYLNNFRFVIIDRNGQEVFRATTRAQTWDGRIGSASPVPGAYVWRFEANDQSGQRVAQHGTVTILR; this is translated from the coding sequence ATGGTGAAGAAGAGTTTATTCCTGCTACTGACTTTCTGGACTGCTACCCTGACCTGTGCTCTACACGCCGTAGGCCAGTGCGTGAACACGCCTAACTCTGGGGCGAACTTCCGGCTATACGATGTAGCTACCAAGCAGCAGGTGCAAACACTGTGTGTAGGCCGGCAGGTGCGCCTCAAAGATGCCAGTGGCCGCCAGCTAGACCCCGCCCAGATCTACTACCAGAAAACCAGCGCGCTCGTATGCAGCGGCTTCACCGATACCAGCACGTTTTACACCCCTGCCGCCGCCGGCAAAATCACGATTACCCAGAACACGCAGAACCCTCTGCCCAATAGCTCGGGCCTTATTTTTGGCCGCGAGTATGAAGTAAAAGCCGCCCCACCACCTGCTTTCGAGGTGGTATCGTGTGCCTCTGGCTCGGTGCAGCTAACGGTAACAGATCAAACCTATGATCAATACAGCGTGACGATTGGTGGAGTGGCCGTACAGCCCAACCCACGGCCCAACGCTCCGGTTACCTACGCTACGAATGGGGCTACTGCTGTAACGCTCACGGGTTCCTACAACTCGCCCACACTCTGCTCCAACCAATCAACTAAGACGTTCACATCGCTCCCGGCACCTCAGCGGCCAACTATTCAGCGTCTTACGGCACAGAATAACGGGAGTGTGGAGCTTCAGTTCGCCGCCTTGCAGCCGGAATACAAGTATGCCCTTCAGCTCAGTGAGGGCCCGGCCGGCTACCGCACTGTGGCAACTGTGGCGGCCCCGGTGGCTGGTTACTCGGTGCCCAATACGCCCAAACTAGGCTGTTACCGACTGGTGCTAACAGATGCCTGCCAGGCCAGTGTGGTATTAAGTTCGGCAGATGTCTGCTCGGTATCCCTCACGGCGGCTTCCCTGAATGGCCGGAACCGACTGACCTGGACGACCAGCCAAGCCGGCACTTTTGAAGTCAGCAGAAACGGGCAAGTGCTGGTACAACTACCTGCCGGAACTACGCAGTACGAAGATACTAATGTGACCTGCGGAGTGGCCTACACGTATCGGGTTACGGCCCTCAACGGCTCCGTAGCCTCTGTTTCTAATGAGGCAGTAGTAACCACTGCTTCCACACTCACACCGGCAACCCCGCAGCTTACGGCCTCCTTCAACCTGCGCAACCAAGTAGTATTAACGACGACCACCCCACTTACTCCTACTGGCGGCCAGCTCCTTTACCTGCGCAATGGCTCAGAGTTGCGTACTACTGCCAGCCGCACGCTGCTTGACTCCACGCTAACTCTAGGCGCCACGCCGCAACCCGTGTGCTACACGGTGCGGTTTCTGGACGAGTGCGGCAACCGCTCAGCAGAAAGTGCTCCTGTGTGCCCGGTGCTACTTACTGCCACCGCCGCCAACGAAGATGGAACATTAGTCCGGCTAAGCTGGACGGCCTTGCGCGGCCCCGATCCGGCCGCACTGCCTAGCTACCGGGTGCAGATTCTCTCGCCCAACAATACCGTGCTCGGCACTATTGCAGCGGGCCTTAGCCTCACGCTCCCGCCTTTTCCGCCTCTGGCCGGTCAGCTGGATCAGCAGGAGCTTCGCTACCGCATCGAGGCCATTGGGAGTGGCCTAGCAAGCCCCAGCTATTCCAATATAGCCACTATTACCAGGTCCGTGAAGCTGTTTGTGCCCACTGCTTTCACGCCCAATGGCGACGGTCTGAATGATGTACTGGAGCTTAAAGGACGCTACCTCAACAACTTCCGGTTTGTAATAATTGACCGCAACGGACAGGAAGTGTTCCGGGCCACTACCCGCGCCCAAACCTGGGATGGTCGCATAGGCTCTGCTTCGCCGGTGCCGGGCGCTTATGTATGGCGTTTTGAGGCGAATGACCAAAGCGGCCAGCGCGTGGCCCAACACGGCACCGTCACAATTTTACGGTAG
- a CDS encoding CAP domain-containing protein has translation MMILLLILLSRLHPSLATLPGLPQLTTGATTLSTTRYEEVGSADKLLRQLNAYRESRGLPILRLSTTACRAARDQAVYNLTHAKHGHNQRGYASPRARLAAAGHRYEETRVLYSYSRGVNASFRGLSLQEKPDLETWILCTYRHSPAHNAALLDQYPSKLGVASVYRAGELQNTLIFCI, from the coding sequence ATGATGATCCTGCTGCTCATTTTGCTCTCGCGGCTGCATCCCAGCTTGGCAACACTTCCTGGCTTACCTCAACTTACCACAGGGGCTACTACACTCAGCACCACCCGATATGAAGAGGTTGGCAGCGCAGACAAACTGCTGCGCCAGTTAAACGCCTACCGGGAAAGTAGGGGGCTACCTATCCTGCGCCTGAGCACAACTGCCTGCCGTGCGGCACGCGACCAGGCAGTTTACAACCTGACGCATGCCAAGCACGGGCACAACCAGCGGGGTTATGCCTCGCCCCGGGCGCGGCTGGCAGCTGCCGGGCACCGGTACGAGGAAACCAGAGTGCTGTATTCCTATAGTCGCGGAGTTAACGCCTCGTTTCGGGGGCTTAGCCTCCAGGAGAAACCGGACCTCGAAACCTGGATACTGTGCACGTACCGGCACTCGCCCGCCCACAATGCAGCCCTGCTGGACCAGTACCCCTCCAAGTTGGGTGTGGCAAGCGTGTACCGAGCTGGAGAGTTGCAGAATACCCTGATTTTCTGCATCTGA
- a CDS encoding replication initiation protein yields the protein MEKKATGYGKICNAGNNYQLDPYLCSNFTNRPHQNMTEARTAPATEQIPGVRYDATKRKWKAQARIGGVVRNLGYHLDAADAADAIARTKAQHEPVHKPKDELTTMLRQRQTRSSNRQVVFLSNDFVCQPWGLNELQAKAFALTLASLNHKDDKDPLTIAFQVQQLFPNYEPKHYRELHRTVHALGDMMVMIYHNKHVGERINVFSQLKFDMKTGLIWGSFTPAIQPYIMPLLERGNFTAAQLADLLRIRGAAAHKLYWLLVCHARDGVGNWKEGYDSLRQLLCADKYPVFADFRRYILKPACDELTETAYGFTFHAVEEHRIGVRVTQVEFRYTYKATSVEKPAKPAKAGRAEKREEDFQEFLDHYRGVPQWFNLYEKMAGTPAQRDGRTANGYTPVAMDAAAAQKIFRYVVQDSSRVKKLIDLLNPLVVQHGLTNMDRVMRAGHVMKQIKHAFPDLFPAK from the coding sequence GTGGAAAAAAAAGCAACGGGTTACGGAAAAATCTGCAACGCTGGCAACAACTATCAACTGGACCCGTACCTTTGCTCAAATTTCACCAACCGACCTCATCAGAATATGACAGAAGCCAGAACAGCCCCCGCCACTGAGCAGATTCCCGGTGTCCGTTACGATGCCACGAAGCGGAAGTGGAAGGCGCAGGCACGAATCGGCGGGGTGGTCCGCAACCTTGGCTATCACCTGGACGCTGCCGACGCTGCCGACGCTATTGCCCGGACAAAGGCGCAACACGAGCCAGTCCACAAGCCAAAGGATGAGTTGACAACGATGCTACGCCAGCGCCAGACGCGCTCCAGCAACCGCCAGGTGGTGTTCCTGTCCAACGACTTCGTCTGCCAGCCCTGGGGGCTCAACGAGCTCCAGGCGAAAGCGTTTGCGCTGACCTTGGCTTCGCTCAACCATAAGGACGACAAGGACCCGCTCACGATTGCCTTCCAGGTGCAGCAACTGTTTCCGAACTATGAACCCAAGCACTACCGCGAGCTCCACCGCACCGTGCACGCGCTGGGGGATATGATGGTGATGATCTACCACAACAAGCACGTGGGCGAGCGCATTAACGTCTTCAGCCAGCTCAAGTTCGATATGAAAACCGGGCTGATTTGGGGCTCCTTTACCCCTGCCATCCAGCCGTACATTATGCCCCTGTTGGAGCGCGGTAACTTCACCGCAGCGCAGCTGGCGGACTTGCTGCGCATCCGCGGCGCAGCCGCCCACAAGCTCTACTGGTTGTTGGTCTGTCATGCGCGGGATGGGGTTGGTAACTGGAAAGAGGGCTATGACTCCTTGCGCCAGTTGCTGTGCGCGGACAAATACCCCGTCTTTGCGGACTTTCGCCGCTATATTCTCAAGCCTGCCTGCGACGAGTTGACTGAGACTGCCTATGGTTTTACCTTCCATGCGGTCGAGGAGCATCGCATTGGTGTGCGAGTCACGCAGGTGGAGTTCCGCTATACGTACAAGGCGACCAGTGTGGAAAAGCCAGCGAAGCCCGCCAAGGCGGGGCGGGCGGAGAAGCGAGAGGAGGATTTTCAGGAGTTCCTCGACCACTATCGCGGCGTGCCCCAGTGGTTCAACCTGTACGAAAAGATGGCGGGCACTCCTGCCCAGCGAGATGGTCGCACCGCCAATGGTTACACGCCCGTCGCCATGGATGCCGCCGCCGCCCAGAAGATATTCCGGTACGTGGTCCAGGACAGCAGCCGCGTGAAAAAGTTAATTGACCTGCTGAATCCTCTCGTCGTCCAGCACGGGCTGACGAACATGGATCGAGTTATGCGCGCCGGGCACGTGATGAAACAGATCAAGCACGCCTTTCCGGATCTCTTCCCTGCCAAATAA
- a CDS encoding M28 family peptidase, translating into MKTSYAYLQEMCALSPDFNAHSPQIDPVNARVRYLLHALDALGVAYQVDAYDATGRNEQRDDIPHLVNVMVHIPAQTPDLRASLVFLAHHDVSNVRSENCNDNTASCANLLELTARLHADPPADRHVYIVFTDAEEIVSFERAGSRQLARRIHEGALGEVAFCVNLELTAFGTAVYMDLALAQLQQVITTPIAIVNTPFNDATVLRHWGISTSAVLGTLPFEELKALQATKRASCPTWARCHQVSDRVQHARAEDMRQFVEVLVRIVRFASLSEGSVPAGS; encoded by the coding sequence ATGAAAACCAGTTACGCATACCTGCAGGAGATGTGTGCCCTATCCCCCGACTTCAACGCGCACTCCCCTCAGATAGACCCGGTCAACGCGCGGGTGCGCTACCTGCTCCACGCTCTGGACGCGCTGGGCGTAGCCTACCAGGTGGATGCCTACGACGCCACGGGGCGCAACGAGCAGCGGGACGACATTCCCCACCTGGTGAACGTGATGGTCCACATCCCCGCCCAGACCCCAGACCTACGGGCAAGCCTGGTATTTCTGGCGCACCACGACGTGTCGAACGTGCGCTCGGAAAACTGCAACGACAACACCGCCTCCTGCGCCAACCTGCTGGAGCTCACTGCCCGCCTGCACGCTGATCCACCGGCAGACCGCCACGTGTATATCGTCTTCACGGACGCCGAGGAGATCGTTTCTTTTGAGCGGGCGGGCTCCCGCCAGCTGGCACGCCGTATCCACGAGGGCGCCCTGGGGGAGGTTGCCTTCTGTGTCAACCTGGAGCTGACTGCCTTTGGCACCGCCGTGTACATGGACCTGGCGCTGGCCCAGCTCCAGCAGGTGATCACGACCCCGATCGCCATCGTCAACACGCCCTTCAACGACGCCACGGTTCTGCGACATTGGGGCATCTCCACAAGCGCTGTTCTGGGCACTCTGCCCTTTGAGGAACTTAAGGCGCTGCAGGCAACAAAACGAGCCTCCTGCCCGACCTGGGCACGATGCCATCAAGTAAGTGACCGGGTCCAGCATGCGCGGGCAGAAGACATGAGGCAATTCGTAGAAGTCTTGGTTCGCATCGTACGCTTTGCCTCGCTGTCTGAGGGAAGTGTGCCAGCTGGTTCATAA